The following coding sequences are from one Humulus lupulus chromosome X, drHumLupu1.1, whole genome shotgun sequence window:
- the LOC133805266 gene encoding NAD(P)H-quinone oxidoreductase subunit M, chloroplastic codes for MVFSAMAAASSCVGSVKVSTLGYNMGGGRREVRMKRRAFSISAQQQAQAQESSDQVKVQEEQERVKQQGTAPRPVEAQVNVKSKNMSREYGGQWLSSVTRHVRIYAAYIDPVTCEFDQTQMDKLTLILDPTNEFVWNSNSCNKVYSYFQELVDHYEDAPLTEYTLRLIGSDIEHYIRKMLYGGEIKYNMNARVLNFSMGKPRILFNNNEIQPQDE; via the exons ATGGTGTTTTCAGCCATGGCAGCAGCATCCTCTTGCGTGGGATCAGTTAAAGTTTCGACGTTGGGTTACAATATGGGTGGAGGTAGAAGAGAAGTGAGAATGAAGAGAAGGGCTTTCTCCATTTCAGCACAACAGCAAGCGCAAGCCCAGGAATCATCAGATCAAGTGAAGGTACAGGAAGAGCAAGAGAGGGTGAAGCAACAGGGAACAGCACCAAGGCCAGTGGAGGCTCAAGTGAACGTGAAGAGCAAGAACATGAGCAGAGAATACGGAGGGCAATGGTTGAGCAGTGTCACTCGACATGTGAGGATCTATGCCGCCTACATCGACCCTGTTACGTGCGAGTTCGATCAAACCCAGATGGACAAGCTCACCCTTATTCTCGACCCCACCAATGAGTTTGTGTGGAACTCGAACAGTTGTAATAAAGTCTACTCTTACTTCCAGGAGCTTGTCGATCACTATGAG GATGCACCATTGACCGAGTACACGCTTCGCCTGATTGGTTCAGACATAGAGCATTACATAAGGAAGATGCTATATGGTGGGGAGATAAAGTACAACATGAATGCCCGAGTCCTCAACTTCAGCATGGGAAAGCCTCGAATTCTTTTTAACAACAATGAAATCCAACCTCAGGATGAGTAA